A window of Streptomyces sp. SAI-127 contains these coding sequences:
- a CDS encoding SpoIIE family protein phosphatase: MVRSGEEPQPAGRATDGTGPASLRELFLQGEPVAEGVRTSILNSWQRSRSLGLSPDTVDLPYREDFDPGGRIVRAAVPVLDRLQAAFAGSQVNISVADANGTVLLRRFGDPSMSRSLPAIQVVPGFVFAEQVAGTNGIGLALAERQLIRVYGAEHFAERSQQSACVALPVRDPLSGRIEGVLCLGYPRGFERPALGVAIRRAAEGIERRLLAQSSAHEGALLRTYLAAGAGTGAPHRGVAMDALANEFRSRDEAILKEKAAELISGAQRGAVEVALPGGRRVTLVSRPVTSSSGVRGIAIEAVLPGAPVGQPLAVPHQTDELSTLTAPLSAARPAIILPPGHLEAVRGPVITADGDAGPAGRHASAEPGAALSAAGDGRRVGPVAGDGDRGSAEPDAAGGHHRAAEPGTVGRSQGVAGPDTLGRGQDVVESGMVGRSQGVAEPGAALTTRGGQSASEPGPPLAAGGGRGEADEISEAAFPARALVMLGEPHVGAYALAARRRLELLSEASTRIGTTLDVRRTAEELAETAVPGLADFVTIDLPDAVLRGEESAEPLADLRRTVLHGIREGLPFTALGERIDFGPTTPQLRCLTSSEAVLEPDLKAAAGWLAQDPEHTARLLAHVQSLIAVPLLARGVVLGIASFYRFGASFGDDDRSLAQELASRAALSIDNARRYTHERSMVLALQRRLLPQGLPDQDAVEVAHRYLPAESDVGGDWYDVIPLSGSRVGLLVGDVVGHGMLSAATMGRLRTAARSFAELDFPPDEVLTHLDNLVGRLDREDPDGKGAGVIGATCLYAIYDPTTQRCLMARAGHPPPALVHPDGTVTYPELPAGPPLGLGGLPFDAAEVDLPAGSQLVMYTDGLIEDRHRDVDEVLEQLREALARPERAPEETCRVVLDTVAPAHPHDDIALLVARVHATDPDRIAGWEMSADPALVGEVRASAMRWLSDRGLEEAAFAAELILSELITNAIRHGAEPIRVRLLYGRTLICEVSDASNTAPHLRRAASTDEGGRGLFLVAQLSQSWGTRYLPEGKVIWAECGLDAA; encoded by the coding sequence GTGGTTCGGTCCGGCGAGGAACCCCAGCCGGCGGGACGTGCGACGGACGGCACGGGGCCCGCCAGTCTGCGTGAGCTGTTCCTCCAGGGCGAGCCGGTCGCGGAGGGCGTACGGACGTCCATCCTGAATTCGTGGCAGCGCTCGCGCTCCCTGGGCCTGTCGCCGGACACGGTCGACCTGCCCTACCGGGAGGATTTCGACCCGGGAGGCCGTATCGTCCGGGCGGCCGTGCCGGTGCTCGACCGGCTGCAGGCCGCGTTCGCCGGGAGCCAGGTCAACATCTCCGTCGCCGACGCGAACGGGACGGTGCTGCTGCGGCGCTTCGGGGACCCGTCGATGTCCAGGAGCCTGCCGGCCATCCAGGTCGTGCCCGGGTTCGTGTTCGCCGAGCAGGTGGCCGGCACCAACGGCATCGGGCTGGCCCTGGCGGAGCGGCAGCTCATCCGCGTCTACGGCGCCGAGCACTTCGCGGAGCGCTCGCAGCAGAGCGCCTGCGTCGCGCTGCCCGTCCGGGACCCGCTCAGCGGACGCATCGAGGGCGTCTTGTGCCTGGGTTATCCGCGTGGCTTCGAGCGGCCCGCCCTGGGCGTCGCCATCCGCAGGGCGGCGGAAGGCATCGAACGACGGCTTCTGGCGCAGAGTTCCGCGCACGAGGGCGCCCTGCTGCGGACGTACCTGGCCGCCGGGGCCGGAACCGGCGCGCCGCATCGCGGCGTGGCGATGGACGCGCTGGCGAACGAGTTCCGTTCCCGTGACGAGGCGATTCTGAAGGAGAAGGCCGCCGAGCTGATCTCCGGCGCGCAGCGGGGTGCCGTCGAGGTGGCCCTTCCCGGCGGCCGGCGGGTGACCCTCGTGAGCCGCCCGGTGACGAGCAGCTCCGGCGTGCGGGGCATCGCCATCGAGGCCGTGCTGCCGGGCGCCCCGGTGGGGCAGCCGCTTGCCGTGCCCCACCAGACGGACGAGCTGTCCACCCTCACCGCCCCGCTCTCGGCCGCGCGTCCGGCGATCATCTTGCCGCCCGGCCACCTTGAGGCGGTCCGCGGCCCGGTCATCACGGCCGACGGAGACGCAGGCCCGGCCGGGCGGCACGCGAGCGCCGAGCCCGGCGCGGCCCTCTCGGCGGCAGGCGACGGGCGCCGGGTCGGCCCGGTCGCGGGCGACGGTGACCGGGGTTCCGCCGAGCCGGACGCGGCCGGTGGTCACCACCGGGCTGCCGAGCCCGGCACGGTCGGCAGGAGTCAGGGCGTCGCCGGGCCCGACACGCTCGGCAGGGGCCAGGACGTCGTTGAGTCGGGCATGGTCGGCAGGAGTCAGGGCGTCGCCGAGCCCGGCGCGGCCCTCACCACTCGCGGGGGCCAGAGCGCTTCCGAGCCCGGCCCGCCCCTCGCGGCCGGCGGAGGCCGGGGCGAGGCGGATGAGATCTCCGAGGCGGCGTTCCCCGCCCGGGCGCTGGTGATGCTGGGAGAGCCGCACGTCGGGGCCTACGCCCTGGCCGCGCGCCGGCGTCTGGAGCTGCTGTCCGAGGCCAGTACCCGCATCGGCACCACCCTGGACGTGCGCCGCACCGCCGAGGAACTGGCCGAGACCGCGGTCCCCGGACTGGCCGACTTCGTCACCATCGACCTCCCCGACGCCGTGCTGCGCGGCGAGGAGTCCGCAGAGCCCCTCGCCGACCTGCGCCGTACGGTCCTGCACGGCATCCGAGAGGGCCTGCCCTTCACCGCGCTCGGCGAGCGCATCGACTTCGGTCCGACCACGCCCCAGCTGCGCTGCCTCACCAGCAGCGAGGCCGTGCTGGAACCGGACCTGAAGGCCGCCGCGGGCTGGCTCGCCCAGGACCCCGAGCACACCGCGCGCCTGCTGGCCCACGTCCAGTCCCTCATCGCGGTCCCGCTGCTCGCCCGCGGTGTCGTCCTGGGCATCGCCAGCTTCTACCGGTTCGGCGCCTCCTTCGGGGACGACGACCGCTCCCTGGCCCAGGAACTCGCCTCCCGTGCCGCCCTGTCCATCGACAACGCCCGCCGCTACACCCACGAACGCAGCATGGTCCTGGCCCTGCAGCGCCGGCTCCTCCCCCAGGGCCTGCCCGACCAGGACGCCGTCGAGGTCGCCCATCGCTACCTGCCCGCCGAGTCCGACGTGGGCGGCGACTGGTACGACGTCATCCCCCTGTCCGGCTCCCGCGTCGGACTCCTCGTCGGCGACGTCGTCGGCCACGGCATGCTCTCCGCGGCCACCATGGGCCGCCTGCGCACCGCCGCCCGCAGCTTCGCCGAGCTCGACTTCCCGCCCGACGAGGTCCTCACCCACCTGGACAACCTCGTCGGCCGCCTGGACCGGGAGGACCCGGACGGCAAGGGCGCCGGCGTCATCGGCGCGACCTGCCTCTACGCCATCTACGACCCGACCACACAGCGGTGCCTGATGGCCCGCGCCGGGCACCCGCCGCCCGCGCTCGTGCACCCCGACGGCACCGTGACCTACCCCGAACTCCCCGCCGGTCCCCCGCTCGGCCTCGGAGGCCTGCCCTTCGACGCCGCCGAGGTCGATCTGCCCGCGGGCAGTCAGCTGGTCATGTACACCGACGGGCTCATCGAGGACCGGCACCGTGACGTCGACGAGGTCCTGGAGCAGCTGCGCGAGGCCCTGGCCCGCCCCGAGCGCGCCCCCGAGGAGACCTGCCGGGTGGTCCTGGACACCGTCGCACCCGCGCACCCGCACGACGACATCGCCCTGCTCGTCGCCCGCGTCCACGCCACGGACCCCGACCGGATCGCGGGCTGGGAGATGTCCGCCGACCCGGCCCTCGTCGGCGAGGTCCGGGCGTCCGCCATGCGGTGGCTGTCCGACCGCGGACTGGAGGAGGCCGCGTTCGCCGCGGAGCTGATCCTCAGCGAGCTGATCACCAACGCCATCCGGCACGGCGCGGAGCCCATCCGGGTGCGGCTGCTCTACGGCCGGACCCTGATCTGCGAGGTCTCCGACGCCAGCAACACCGCCCCGCACCTGCGGCGCGCGGCCAGTACCGACGAGGGCGGCCGCGGTCTGTTCCTCGTCGCGCAGCTCTCGCAGAGCTGGGGCACGCGCTATCTGCCGGAGGGCAAGGTGATCTGGGCCGAGTGCGGGCTCGACGCCGCGTGA
- a CDS encoding sugar ABC transporter ATP-binding protein has translation MPVRAASPFGPEPLIRIRGLSKRFGGTLALAGVDLDVHPGSVLALLGPNGAGKSTLIKVLAGVHDADAGQITVAGEALGSPTATRSMSFIHQDLGLVEWMTVAENLALSTGYARRSGLISWRRTRARCADALRTVSARLDPGAPVSTLAPADRSLVAIARALATHARIIVLDEPTARLPAADSARLFSVLHDLRDQGHAILYVSHRLDEVYRVADAFAVLRDGRLVSRGPLAGRSPARLVHDIVGELDEPSLHRTTGAPADAPPALTLDGVRTAKTGPVSLELRAGEILGLVGLSGAGHMDLGRALAGARPLLDGRALLHGRPYRPRTVTEAVARGVGLVPDDRLREGCLAELTVRENLLANPGAGGPPGPRWIGPRSERARAAALIERFAVRPRDTETPIATLSGGNQQKVMIGRWLRSDLHLLILEEPTASVDVGAKAAIHRLLREALEAGLAVLLLSTDFEEVASLCRRTLVFVRGTVTAELSGPALTVAGLTRAASALPPSTARRS, from the coding sequence ATGCCGGTGAGGGCGGCTTCGCCCTTCGGGCCCGAACCCCTGATCCGCATTCGCGGGCTCAGCAAACGGTTCGGCGGCACCCTCGCGCTGGCCGGGGTCGATCTGGACGTCCATCCCGGCAGTGTCCTCGCCCTGCTCGGGCCCAACGGCGCCGGGAAATCAACCCTCATCAAGGTCCTCGCCGGCGTCCACGACGCCGACGCGGGACAGATCACCGTCGCCGGGGAGGCTCTCGGCAGCCCGACCGCCACCCGGAGCATGTCCTTCATCCACCAGGACCTCGGGCTCGTGGAGTGGATGACGGTCGCCGAGAACCTCGCCCTGAGCACCGGGTACGCGCGCCGGTCCGGGCTGATCTCCTGGCGGCGCACCCGCGCGCGCTGCGCCGACGCCCTGCGGACCGTCTCCGCCCGACTCGACCCCGGCGCCCCGGTCTCCACACTCGCGCCGGCCGACCGCTCGCTGGTCGCCATCGCCCGGGCGCTGGCGACACACGCACGGATCATCGTCCTCGACGAACCGACCGCCCGCCTGCCCGCCGCGGACAGCGCCCGGCTCTTCAGCGTCCTGCACGACCTGCGCGACCAAGGGCACGCCATCCTCTACGTCAGCCACCGCCTGGACGAGGTCTACCGGGTCGCCGACGCCTTCGCCGTCCTGCGCGACGGCCGTCTCGTCAGCCGCGGCCCGCTGGCCGGCCGCAGCCCGGCCCGGCTGGTCCACGACATCGTCGGCGAGTTGGACGAACCGTCCCTCCACCGCACCACCGGAGCCCCGGCCGACGCACCGCCCGCCTTGACCCTCGACGGCGTGCGCACCGCCAAAACCGGTCCCGTCAGCCTCGAACTGAGGGCCGGAGAGATCCTCGGACTGGTCGGCCTCTCCGGAGCCGGACACATGGACCTGGGCCGCGCCCTCGCCGGCGCCCGGCCCCTCCTGGACGGGCGGGCCCTGCTGCACGGGCGGCCCTACCGTCCCCGTACGGTCACAGAGGCCGTCGCCCGCGGGGTGGGCCTCGTACCGGACGACCGGCTGCGGGAGGGCTGCCTCGCCGAGCTGACCGTACGGGAGAACCTCCTGGCCAATCCCGGCGCCGGAGGCCCGCCCGGACCGCGCTGGATCGGCCCCCGCAGTGAACGGGCCCGGGCCGCAGCCCTGATCGAACGGTTCGCGGTGCGCCCCCGGGACACCGAGACCCCCATCGCCACCCTGTCCGGCGGCAACCAGCAGAAAGTCATGATCGGCCGCTGGCTGCGGTCGGACCTGCACCTGCTGATCCTGGAGGAGCCGACCGCGAGCGTCGACGTCGGCGCCAAGGCCGCGATCCACCGCCTGCTCCGGGAGGCACTGGAGGCGGGCCTCGCGGTCCTGCTGCTGTCCACCGACTTCGAGGAGGTGGCGAGCCTTTGCCGGCGCACGCTGGTCTTCGTGCGCGGGACCGTCACAGCGGAACTGAGCGGCCCCGCCCTGACCGTCGCCGGACTCACCCGGGCGGCCTCGGCCCTGCCCCCGTCCACGGCCCGGCGCTCATGA
- a CDS encoding ABC transporter permease, giving the protein MTPPPRHRHRPGGHLVGAYGLLALTALLYLAFSLALPDTFPTQDTLDSILSNQSIPAILALAAMVPIITGAFDLSIGYGLGLAHVMVLWLIVEAGWPWPLACLTVLAGGLAVGVLNGVVVEFGRIDSFIATLGTGSMMYAVTGWITDGSRIVAGPQGLPPAFTDLYDSSFLGLPVPAFYVLALAAVLWLVLERLPLGRYLYVVGSNPRAADLVGIPTRKYTVYAFAASGLIVGLAGVLLAAQQQIGNPSVGLDYLLPAFVGALLGSTAIKPGRPNALGTVVAVAVLAVGLTGIGQLGAEFWTVPLFNGGTLLIAVGLAGYAARRRLRGGATRHTPAPPPPSPSAPAPESGTSPP; this is encoded by the coding sequence ATGACGCCGCCGCCCCGGCACCGGCACCGCCCCGGCGGCCACCTCGTCGGCGCCTACGGCCTGCTCGCCCTCACCGCCCTGCTCTACCTCGCCTTCTCCCTCGCCCTGCCGGACACCTTCCCCACGCAGGACACCCTCGACTCGATCCTGTCCAACCAGTCGATCCCGGCGATCCTCGCCCTCGCCGCCATGGTGCCCATCATCACCGGCGCATTCGACCTCTCCATCGGCTACGGCCTCGGCCTGGCCCATGTGATGGTGCTGTGGCTCATCGTCGAAGCGGGCTGGCCCTGGCCGCTCGCCTGCCTCACCGTGCTGGCCGGAGGACTCGCCGTGGGCGTCCTCAACGGCGTCGTCGTCGAGTTCGGCCGGATCGACTCCTTCATCGCCACCCTCGGCACCGGCAGCATGATGTACGCCGTGACCGGATGGATCACCGACGGCAGCCGGATCGTTGCCGGCCCACAGGGTCTGCCGCCCGCCTTCACCGACCTCTACGACTCCTCGTTCCTCGGCCTCCCCGTCCCCGCCTTCTACGTCCTCGCCCTCGCAGCCGTCCTCTGGCTGGTGCTCGAGCGCCTGCCGCTCGGCCGATACCTGTACGTCGTCGGCTCGAACCCGCGCGCGGCCGACCTCGTGGGCATTCCGACCCGCAAGTACACCGTCTACGCATTCGCCGCCTCGGGCCTGATCGTCGGTCTCGCCGGCGTACTGCTCGCCGCCCAGCAGCAGATCGGCAACCCGAGCGTGGGCCTGGACTACCTGCTGCCCGCCTTCGTCGGCGCCCTCCTCGGCTCCACCGCGATCAAACCCGGACGGCCCAACGCCCTCGGCACCGTCGTCGCCGTCGCCGTCCTCGCCGTCGGCCTCACCGGCATCGGCCAGCTGGGCGCCGAGTTCTGGACCGTCCCCCTGTTCAACGGCGGCACCCTGCTCATCGCCGTGGGCCTGGCCGGCTACGCGGCCCGCCGACGACTGCGCGGCGGCGCGACCCGCCACACACCCGCCCCGCCGCCCCCATCCCCGTCCGCCCCGGCGCCGGAGAGCGGAACGTCACCGCCCTGA
- a CDS encoding substrate-binding domain-containing protein, which produces MHRTRKAAPAARTARLASCAVLATAAALVGCERGSSSDSAEETATGPNGCPAVHTRAREAVTRAQRNDIPWAGPTSGPEAVSGRTIVYVAQTMTNPGVAGAANGVRDAGRAIGWNVRVIDGGGTPAGIQSAMSEAVALRPSGIVIGGFDPDSTAQQTARANAQGIPLVGWHAVPEPGPSRQPDLFTNVTTRVQDVARISAQWIISDSDGRAGVVLITDASIPFARNKSDLIRKDLASCQGVRLLSVENIPIPDASSRTPQEISSLLSRFQNRWTHSVAINDLYFADAAPAFRAAGEKGSGPPFNIGAGDGDPSAFQRVNSRQYQAATVPEPLSLQGWQIVDEFNRAFSGRPHSGYVAPVHIATADNSEGATTWDPSGYREAYRKIWGK; this is translated from the coding sequence GTGCACCGCACCCGCAAGGCCGCCCCCGCAGCCCGCACCGCGCGGCTCGCCTCCTGCGCCGTGCTGGCCACGGCCGCCGCCCTCGTCGGCTGCGAACGCGGTTCCTCCTCCGACAGCGCGGAGGAGACAGCGACGGGCCCGAACGGCTGCCCCGCCGTCCACACCCGGGCCAGGGAAGCCGTCACGCGCGCACAGCGCAACGACATCCCCTGGGCAGGGCCCACCAGCGGCCCCGAAGCGGTGTCCGGCAGGACGATCGTCTACGTCGCCCAGACCATGACCAACCCCGGCGTCGCGGGCGCCGCCAACGGGGTGCGCGACGCCGGGCGAGCCATCGGCTGGAACGTCCGGGTGATCGACGGCGGCGGCACCCCGGCCGGAATCCAGTCGGCCATGAGCGAAGCCGTGGCCCTGCGGCCCTCGGGCATCGTCATCGGCGGGTTCGACCCCGACTCGACGGCCCAGCAGACCGCCCGCGCCAACGCACAGGGCATCCCGCTCGTCGGCTGGCACGCTGTCCCCGAACCCGGCCCCAGCAGGCAGCCCGACCTCTTCACCAACGTCACCACCCGCGTCCAGGACGTGGCCCGGATCAGCGCGCAGTGGATCATCTCCGACTCCGACGGCCGCGCCGGGGTCGTGCTCATCACCGATGCCTCGATCCCCTTCGCACGGAACAAGTCCGACCTGATCCGCAAGGACCTGGCGAGCTGCCAGGGGGTGCGGCTGCTCTCGGTGGAGAACATCCCGATCCCCGACGCCAGCAGCCGCACCCCCCAGGAGATCTCCTCCCTGCTGTCCCGCTTCCAGAACCGCTGGACCCACTCCGTGGCCATCAACGACCTGTACTTCGCCGACGCCGCCCCCGCCTTCCGCGCCGCCGGCGAGAAGGGCTCCGGCCCACCCTTCAACATCGGGGCCGGCGACGGCGACCCGTCCGCCTTCCAGCGCGTGAACAGCAGGCAGTACCAGGCCGCCACCGTGCCCGAGCCGCTGTCCCTCCAGGGCTGGCAGATCGTCGACGAGTTCAACCGCGCCTTCTCCGGCCGTCCCCACAGCGGATACGTGGCGCCGGTGCACATCGCCACGGCCGACAACAGCGAAGGCGCCACCACCTGGGACCCGTCGGGCTACCGCGAGGCGTACCGGAAGATCTGGGGGAAATGA
- a CDS encoding acetamidase/formamidase family protein, whose protein sequence is MNLLQPGLGPLDGDHYLPADPSRVHWGLLPNATAKPALTVRSGETVTIDTISHEGILEDQGRDPAAFFSAAGIPANGLLHDAIELAASAREHLPETHGPHVVTGPVALHGAQPGDVLEVEVLTLRRRAPYGVISNRHGKGALPGEYPRTPPGEPASIVATVGDDGRGRLPVGDGRQLTFPLRPFLGIMGVAPATEAPVHSVPPGPHGGNIDVRHLGTGTRLFLPVQVPEALFYVGDPHFSQGDGEVALTAFEAPLRATLRLTVHSDPATRSLAARLRAPFAETPTEHIVLGLDHDLDEALRNAVRDALTLLTDRFDIPGPVGLAYLSAAADFHVSQVVDMVKGVHGRISKADLA, encoded by the coding sequence GTGAACCTCCTCCAACCCGGACTCGGCCCCCTGGACGGCGACCACTACCTGCCCGCCGACCCCTCCCGGGTGCACTGGGGCCTGCTCCCCAACGCCACCGCCAAACCGGCGCTGACCGTCCGCTCGGGCGAGACCGTCACCATCGACACCATCAGCCACGAGGGCATCCTCGAGGACCAGGGCCGCGACCCGGCCGCCTTCTTCAGCGCGGCCGGCATCCCGGCGAACGGCCTCCTGCACGACGCCATAGAACTGGCCGCCTCCGCACGCGAACACCTGCCGGAGACACACGGCCCGCACGTCGTCACCGGACCCGTGGCACTGCACGGCGCACAGCCCGGCGACGTCCTGGAGGTCGAGGTACTGACCCTGCGCCGCCGCGCCCCCTACGGGGTGATCAGCAACCGGCACGGCAAGGGGGCCCTCCCCGGTGAATACCCGCGGACACCTCCGGGCGAGCCGGCCAGCATCGTGGCGACCGTGGGCGACGACGGCCGGGGCCGGCTCCCGGTCGGCGACGGCCGCCAACTCACCTTCCCCCTGCGCCCCTTCCTGGGCATCATGGGTGTCGCACCGGCCACCGAAGCCCCCGTCCACTCCGTACCGCCGGGCCCGCACGGCGGGAACATCGACGTCCGCCACCTCGGCACCGGCACCCGGCTCTTCCTCCCCGTCCAGGTCCCCGAGGCCCTCTTCTACGTCGGCGACCCGCACTTCTCCCAGGGCGACGGCGAGGTCGCCCTCACCGCCTTCGAGGCCCCGCTGCGCGCCACCCTCCGCCTCACCGTCCACAGCGACCCGGCCACCCGCTCTCTGGCGGCCCGCCTGCGCGCCCCCTTCGCGGAGACGCCCACCGAGCACATCGTGCTGGGCCTCGACCACGACCTCGACGAGGCCCTGCGCAACGCCGTACGCGATGCGCTCACGCTTCTCACGGACCGGTTCGACATTCCCGGCCCCGTCGGCCTCGCCTACCTCAGCGCGGCCGCGGACTTCCACGTATCCCAGGTGGTCGACATGGTCAAAGGCGTCCACGGCCGCATATCCAAGGCGGACCTGGCGTAG
- a CDS encoding isochorismatase family cysteine hydrolase → MPESHGLIGPNSRNAWRADGRCVTLARPHRDPRPVTVEALPQTVVADLAATALIVVDMQNDFCSPDGWLASIGVDVTPARAPIPVIAGLLPPLRAAGVPVVWLNWGNRPDRANLPPGVLHVYDPDGTGGGIGAPLTGGAGRVLEHGSPSAALVAGLEAAEEDIQVAKYRMSGFQDTELDSVLRNLRVDTLLFAGVNADQCVLATLMDAANLGYDVLMVEDAVATTSPAYCMDATLYNVRQCFGFTLPSEALREALK, encoded by the coding sequence ATGCCTGAGTCCCACGGTCTGATCGGGCCCAACTCCCGCAACGCCTGGCGGGCCGACGGCAGATGCGTCACCCTGGCCCGACCGCACCGAGACCCGCGTCCGGTCACCGTCGAGGCGCTGCCGCAGACCGTGGTCGCCGATCTCGCCGCCACCGCGCTGATCGTCGTCGACATGCAGAACGACTTCTGCTCTCCCGACGGCTGGCTCGCCTCCATCGGCGTGGACGTGACCCCCGCCCGCGCCCCGATCCCCGTCATCGCCGGCCTGCTGCCCCCGCTGCGCGCCGCCGGCGTCCCGGTCGTCTGGCTCAACTGGGGCAACCGCCCCGACCGGGCCAACCTTCCCCCCGGCGTCCTGCACGTCTACGACCCGGACGGCACCGGCGGCGGCATCGGCGCCCCACTGACCGGTGGCGCGGGCCGGGTGCTGGAGCACGGCAGCCCCTCGGCCGCGCTCGTCGCCGGGCTGGAGGCGGCGGAAGAAGACATCCAGGTCGCCAAGTACCGGATGAGCGGCTTCCAGGACACCGAGCTGGACAGTGTGCTGCGCAACCTGCGGGTCGACACCCTGCTGTTCGCCGGCGTCAACGCCGACCAGTGCGTCCTGGCCACCCTCATGGACGCCGCGAACCTCGGCTACGACGTCCTCATGGTGGAGGACGCGGTGGCCACCACCTCGCCCGCGTACTGCATGGACGCCACGCTCTACAACGTCCGCCAGTGCTTCGGATTCACCCTCCCCTCCGAGGCCCTGAGAGAGGCCCTGAAGTGA
- a CDS encoding amidase, translated as MTDSPDTDLLGAFWAYEQALAANDLTGLDHWFLDAQGTLRAEGDTVLVGHRAIADFRRGRGGAPARVVERVHVVRPATGVAVVTAETRRQDGTRGLQTQVWQHTDAGWRIAAAHVSAVAAPTPDERPDPAVWRVAGRHEEGGPLVASTGQGPLAHVRTAVKDLFAVAGQRVGAGNPAWLAEARPEPAHADAVRRLLNAGAELTGIAQTDELAFSLAGTNAHYGTPVNPAAPGRITGGSSSGPAAAVARGWADLGLATDTAGSIRVPASYCGLYGWRPTHGATPTGGLLALAPSFDTAGLLARDPALLRTAAEVLLPPDDDPVPVAELMVDEELASHAEPEVRASFEAACRALSLRTELPLTRTSTGAAEHLEEWLAAFRTVQAAEAWERHGAWITRHLGALAPDVAGRFENGRRVSAAERAQAEQVLAGARKALDAVPPPGSALLLPATSGPALHAGAPSEEVEAVRAATLRLTCLASLAGLPAVVAPLLRVRSLPVGLCALGAPGTDRALLDLAARTTESRSPTHA; from the coding sequence GTGACCGATTCCCCGGACACAGATCTCCTCGGCGCCTTCTGGGCGTACGAACAGGCACTGGCCGCCAACGACCTGACCGGCCTTGACCACTGGTTCCTCGACGCGCAGGGCACCCTGCGCGCCGAGGGCGACACCGTGCTGGTGGGCCACAGGGCCATCGCCGACTTCCGGCGCGGACGGGGCGGGGCTCCGGCGCGGGTCGTCGAGCGCGTGCACGTGGTCCGGCCGGCAACCGGGGTCGCGGTCGTGACCGCCGAGACCCGGCGGCAGGACGGGACGCGCGGACTGCAGACCCAGGTGTGGCAGCACACCGACGCCGGGTGGCGGATCGCCGCCGCGCACGTGAGCGCCGTAGCCGCGCCGACGCCGGACGAGCGCCCCGATCCGGCGGTGTGGCGTGTGGCGGGTCGCCACGAGGAAGGTGGGCCGCTGGTGGCGTCCACTGGACAGGGCCCGCTGGCGCACGTCCGCACCGCCGTGAAGGACCTGTTCGCCGTGGCCGGGCAGCGCGTCGGCGCGGGCAACCCCGCCTGGCTGGCCGAGGCGCGCCCGGAACCCGCGCACGCAGACGCCGTACGACGGCTGCTCAACGCCGGCGCCGAGCTCACCGGCATCGCCCAGACCGACGAGCTGGCCTTCAGCCTCGCCGGGACCAACGCCCACTACGGCACCCCCGTCAACCCCGCCGCGCCCGGCCGGATCACCGGCGGCTCCAGCAGCGGCCCGGCCGCCGCCGTGGCCCGTGGCTGGGCGGACCTGGGACTGGCCACCGACACCGCCGGCTCGATCCGCGTACCCGCCTCCTACTGCGGCCTTTACGGCTGGCGCCCCACCCACGGTGCCACCCCCACTGGGGGCCTGCTGGCGCTGGCACCCTCCTTCGACACCGCCGGCCTCCTGGCCCGCGACCCCGCCCTGCTGCGGACGGCAGCCGAGGTGCTGCTGCCCCCGGACGACGACCCTGTGCCGGTTGCCGAGCTCATGGTGGACGAGGAACTGGCGTCGCACGCCGAGCCCGAGGTGCGCGCCTCCTTCGAGGCCGCCTGCCGCGCGCTCTCTCTGCGCACAGAGCTGCCCCTGACGCGTACGTCCACCGGAGCCGCCGAGCACCTGGAGGAGTGGTTGGCCGCCTTCCGTACGGTCCAGGCCGCCGAGGCCTGGGAGCGGCACGGGGCCTGGATCACCCGTCACCTGGGCGCCCTCGCTCCGGACGTCGCGGGGCGCTTCGAGAACGGACGCCGGGTGAGCGCGGCCGAGCGGGCCCAGGCGGAACAGGTCCTGGCCGGCGCGCGCAAGGCACTGGACGCCGTACCGCCGCCCGGGAGCGCCCTGCTGCTGCCCGCCACGAGTGGTCCCGCCCTCCACGCCGGCGCGCCGTCCGAGGAGGTGGAGGCCGTACGAGCCGCCACTCTCCGCCTGACCTGCCTCGCCTCGCTGGCCGGGCTCCCGGCGGTCGTCGCGCCGCTGCTGCGGGTGCGCTCACTGCCCGTGGGGCTGTGTGCGCTGGGCGCCCCGGGTACCGACCGGGCGCTGCTGGACCTCGCCGCCCGCACGACCGAATCGAGGAGTCCCACGCATGCCTGA
- a CDS encoding cupin domain-containing protein, with protein sequence MANPPLHTPLHDITAHHITEGDTVKLAVLTGPRDGSPTTVVLEVWEPGGAQPLNWHPESVETFVVLAGHGRAASDEHERDLAPGDILVLLAGSKHRIVNTSATERLYTLTVMSPDEGFADLIEGGPLATLDEQDLAVLRAGTS encoded by the coding sequence ATGGCCAACCCCCCGCTGCACACCCCGCTGCACGACATCACCGCCCACCACATCACCGAGGGCGACACCGTCAAGCTCGCCGTACTCACCGGCCCCCGGGACGGCTCGCCGACCACGGTCGTCCTCGAGGTCTGGGAACCGGGCGGCGCCCAGCCCCTCAACTGGCACCCCGAGTCGGTCGAGACCTTCGTCGTGCTCGCCGGCCACGGCCGCGCCGCCAGCGACGAGCACGAACGCGACCTCGCCCCCGGCGACATCCTGGTCCTGCTCGCCGGGTCCAAGCACCGCATCGTCAACACGTCCGCCACCGAACGCCTCTACACCCTCACCGTCATGTCCCCCGACGAGGGCTTCGCCGACCTCATCGAAGGCGGGCCGCTCGCCACGCTCGACGAGCAGGACCTGGCCGTACTGCGGGCGGGCACGTCGTGA